In the Hevea brasiliensis isolate MT/VB/25A 57/8 chromosome 8, ASM3005281v1, whole genome shotgun sequence genome, GCCTATTCCCAGTTAATCAATTCGATGTTGATTATGATGGCTTTGGCTTTAATTTcgactttttattatttttaaataataaaactttttattatttttaaataaaaaggtttagttcaaattaaattaaaccgTTGATTCAAGATTCAAGAAGTGAGAAGCCAATATTGATTTTTCTCTAAACGATTATGATCTGATCCGAGCTGTTAAATCACTAGATCAACTCAGACTGAGGTCATGTTTATTTGTAGGGAAGCTATTCCAATATTCTACTGAAAACGTCAAGCAATTTCTCAGAAAGTGGATTGATAGAAGGTTTTGCATTGACTTGTCAATATAGAAAgcagaaatatttaaatatttggtTTTGGTTTCTGCTCTTTTATGGGAAAGGGCTCTTAGAAAACCCATTGCCAATGAATATTACCTTGCTTACTGAAACTGCATTGGCGAAATTGTGCCTAAAATGTAAACAGAAAATTTTAGCTTGGAAAGAAAACAACTTTCACAAGTGCAATGCTTTTAGCTTACAAATTCAGTCTTCAATGCTCTATTTTTTCTTAGAAGTACTATAGTGTAGCATAGAGATGTAAGATCTCAAGTTCTATTGAATGTTTTTAGCATTATAGTGTAAAAAATTTCATTTCTAAAGAAATAGAaatcaaatataataaaattcaataaattcttttttaaagatttttttttatttattcaattaTATCTTATCAAATTTGTAGGATTTAATAaagcataattaaattcaagaaaaTGTAAatgtgtgaaaataaattaattaactgtatataaaaataaaaactttatTATAACTAttttatgctaaattgtccatcaCATCTTTTATTAGATTACCTAACCAAAAGTATGAAGATCCACCATCTATTAAGGCCATTTTACTCCTCTCACTCATCTCCTTCACCTTCTTCCTCTTCTCACTATCATGCTCCATCAAACACCTTATTCCTCTCTCTATTTCATCACTATTCACAATTATTCCACTGTCATTCCTATAATCCATTTTAATTTCCACTGCTAATCCCAACTCTGTCACCATTTGAAAGGCATTAAACTGTTGCTCTGCATACATTGGCCAAGTGGCAATTGGGACACCAAACCATATGCTCTCCAGTATAGAATTCCATCCACAATGTGAAACAAATCCTCCAATGGCTGGATGTGCCAAGACAGCCACTTGTGGAGCCCACCCTATCACCTTTCCAATTCCACCCATTCGATCCAAGAAACCTTCGGGCAAGACTTGTTGTGGATCCTCGTAGTCACTAGGAGATTTTAGGAGACCCACAGATGATGGTGTTTGGCGAAGGGACCATAAGAATCGATGACCACTATGCTCTAATGCATATGCTATCTCTTTCACTTGATCCTCACCAAAACTTCCCATGCTCCCAAAGCATAGGAATACAACTGATGATGGAGGGTGATCATCAAGCCATTGCATGATTTCTTGGTGAGTGCTTCTTCCATCCGACGCCACATCCAAAATGGGCCCTATAGGATAAACCGGAGGCATTTTGAAGTACTCAATCGCATGGGATTCCAGCTCCAAGAACGTATTTACTATAATACCCTTAGCTTCTCCAAACCTTCTTGCGTTGTAAAGTAAACGAGGAAGCCACACTTTGCTCAACATCGCAGAAGGCATAACCCTAGCAGGAAATGGGCTTACTAAACTCGGCACTGGTAATTCTGAATTTGAATCCTTGAACTCAGTGGGGTCAAATTTCTCTTCATCATGAATCTTCTGCACATAAAGCATGAAACCAAGAAAAGCTGCGCCGGACGTAAAGAAAAAGTAAGACGGAACACCAAATTCATTGGCCACATCTATCATTGTCGTGCAGAACATATCGACAACAAAACCTGCCAGCTGAGGCGAGTCGACGCTTGACTCAGACTGAGTGATCTTCAACACAGCTTCTTTGACATGGAGTTTCTGTCTCTCAAAGAAAGAAGAGAAACTAGATGATTCAGTCTCGTCTTCGGGCAGATCAATGAACTGAAGACGATTGGATATAGTTGAGGAAGAAGCTCTCCGCGATTCAACGTAGTTATGAACTTTAGAGCTGATAGAAGAATGACTGAGGATAAGGACAGTAATGGAAAGCTGGTGACAGCGGGTAAGAAGAAGCTTTGCTGCTTCCAACGCCGATACAAGGTGGCCCCTAGCAGGGGCGGGGATGAACACGAGCTGTGCTTTTTCCATTTTagtattgataaaattttcttaattttggtGCCAAAGGCAAGCACAAAGGATGATGACGATGATGATGATAAGATTGAGGTATTTGTAGCTGCAGCACTACACGTGGCTGTGTACAAGACAAAAACTGTTCTGCAATGGaaggatgaaattatttttttaataaaaatattattttaaatattattaaaaaaaattaatttaaaaaaaattattttattattttaatatttttataattaaaattaattaaatttaatttttaatatttttaattaataaatttaaaaaggaataatttttaaaaccgtaattttaataataatgcgaAGCAGCAGCATCTGGTAGTTCTGTCGAATATTCTAAACGGAAAATTCTAATCTTGATGACCAAGAATACAAGTGATGTCATGGCTTTGCTGGTTGGTCTATTATTTATATAGACAAAGACGAGCAGTTAAAGTGTGGGACTATAATTAGGTTGGCTATGAGATATTTTTGTCCAAGTTTAATAATGGAATTTCTGTATTTAtagtttaaatttataataaattaaatatagatGAATTTTTCGGTTGAATATAATTACAAATAATGGATGCATCACAAAGTCTTTCTGTTTGAATTTACGTAATTttcttaaattaataaagaaaataattaattgcCTCTGCATGATTCTGTGTAGTTTCCCAGTTGGCCTTGATTTTATGCACTGTAATTTAGTTTGTTTCGTTTCTTTGGTTTTGCCTTCTGCTGTGATCAAAAAGTTAGTGGAATAAATTTCATttgaatatatacatatatgttttattatatataataataatattaaaaaattataactatTCTCGATGAATTTTTATATCATGTAAGCATTTAATAATTGCTTAATGATCAATATTATTAAAGACATTATTCTCAACATAAGTAATTAGATAATTAATGATATATAATatataggaaaaaaaaattaatgggtcATTTGACCCCTACTATAACTATGGCAAAAtcctaattttatataaaatgttaaattaataaaaaaaatgtgacatataaataaatttaaattattcaaattttgaaagaaataataataattgggAGAATTGActtgttttattttaaataagtAAGTGAATTTTTAGTCAAAAAAATTGAAGACATTTTCTTAGGTTTAGCCACTAATgacttattaaaaaaattaatttattattttagataAATTATTCTATCATCAAATTACAGTTTcattatataatttcatttttttttctcaccTCCCTTAGACACTTGACTGAGTTCCATAAAAAGAGAAATCCTAGAAGCTTatcctttttatttttattttgcatgcttggttaaatgagcttaaaaaagttaaaattttaaaaagtacttaaatattatgaaagggtcaaacaaaattataaaataatttattaattatttaaattcattcctaagtttaattattttatataatatattatataaaatattttcattttaaacTATTAaacttgaaaataataataaaatttgctgagttattaataaaatttatttaattatgatttatacttattaattacatttataattattaataaatatattttatatattatataaatataatatattaaatataattttaaaaacaaaaaatttagcAGAGCTAATCAGCCTTTCTTTGTGGGGAgatatgtaaaataaatgaatggtAAGGCCATCAAATCTTAAGCGGAATAATGCTCAATTGACccctatattttttttattatattcaaTTCAacccaatttttattttttcggcCTGATATGCAGAACTTTCATTTTAAAAGCAAAAGGTCCTGCAATTGTCAGTGAATGGAGAGTGAATATCACACAtagattgaaaaaattttttaaaaaaatttaaagaaagatTTTACTTCCATTTTAATACAGAAGATCTCAGCTTTGTTTCTCAGAAAATTTTTGTCTGTAGACTTAGTTCATTGTTTACTGAAAATTCTTTATATATGGTGTATCTGcacattaaatagataaaaaccaATACATTTATATCTTGAATTGTTGATTAATCAAGATAGGTGTAGATAAAAATATTTCccttaattcttgcaactgtgtaTTGTGAGTTTAAGAATTGTGAGAAAGGACATGAGGTCAAGTGCATGGAAGAGAAGGGTTTTTCTTCCTCCACTATTGATGGATTTGAGGCTTGTTGGGTTGTTgggtaggggtgagcattcggttcaaaccgaattgaaccgaaccgaaccaaataaaattataaaaatcgaaccgtaaattttagaaaccgaaccaaaccgaaatagATGAAAAACCGAATAGAACAGAACCGttctatttcagttcggttcgatttaaaccgatcggtttgattttttattgatttttgaatttagacttgattttcaagttatttggtctaattttaactttggtttgaacctaataaccattaatcaatgaaattaaacaattaatatatataaaattaaatataattcataaatttttcataaaaataaatcaattcaaaaatcgattcggttcgattagtttgatttgactatataaattactattcggtttgattcggtttaatcgattttttttctcttcaaaactgaaccgaaccgaaataatcaaaatttttataatttaaaatcaaaccgaactgatttaattttaaaaccgaGCCGATTGAACCAAATTGGctcggttcagttcgatttttcggtttgaaccgaattctgctcaaCCCTATTGTTGGGTGTCAAAAGGAACAAGATGGTGCATCGCAACAAAACTCAAGTCAAACCAATTGAATTTGGCTCTGAGGAATCACAACTTAATTGTTATCTAATATCTAGTGCAAATATTGATTTGGTTTTTCTAATATCAATTAAAAgatcaacttaaaaaaaaaaaaaattaacttgcGTTTGTTACAAATGAATCTAATGTTCTTCTATCAATATTGCGTTTATAttctctttattattattattattattattattattattattattattattattattattattattacagtcTAGTTTTTTCCTCTTTAGTGTAGTTTTTGTGGCTCtttgataatttaaaatataacattGATCATTGATTTGTTTTAgtaaaaacttttaaattttcaagCACAAATAATgattttttatcaataaaatttaataatgcaacATTCTTCTGCTATAATAAATTTAGACTTTAatagtatattttatatattattaaaaatttaaaatatgctATTAATATGAATCATTAACAAGCACATAGTAATCTACAAAAGCTCAATAATTTAAAGTTTTTAACAACACTTTCATACAAATTTACAGTattatcatgcatgatgttatgtatattatttattacgttatatatttttttaatgtctAAATATATTACCTTAATATTATTTGTTACTTTAACGTCATGTACAAAATGTTAAAAAAAGTGTAATCGAAGTCTATATTTATTGTAGTTTTATCTATTTATATTTGGTAATTTAAATTCGTTTGCGAACCATAAAGGTAGTAAGTTTCTGAGAGCATAACATTACATAAGATTTCTTTAATCgttcaaaaagaaaaaatatcGGTTATTATTCATAAGATTATTCTCTTTTACCTACCTAAATCATCACTGAATAAAGACTtttaattttctatatatatatatatatatatatatatatatatatatatatatatatatattatgttataTTTATATAACGATACttattaataaattatcaaattttttataaataaatatatagatTTTATTTATATGTTTCATTCTTCCCACCAAATATACCATGGTAGGTATCTTGGTTAGTCTTAGAAATGGGATGCGAATGAAAATGGAACGTTTAATTTGTAGATTTCAAAAACTCTATGCttagttatttttaaaataattagtaaaatttaacaataattaattttaaaattagcaTATAGTGTATTTAAGCCTTAGTATACATTTGtgaattttatcaaatttgtcgaatttaattaagcaaaattaattaaaatcatgaaaataTAAAGTAtaagaaattattattaaatacatCTAACGTACATACATCATTCATATAATAATGTGAGATTTATTCTCAATATTACAAAGAGAAACAGCACTTTTACAATTATTTTATCCTAAATTGTCCATCACATCTGTAATTAGATTACCTAAATAAAAGTGTGAAGATCCACTGTCCATTAAGGCCATTCTACTCCTCTCACTCATCTCCTTCACCTTCTTTCTTTTCTCACTATCATGCTCCATCAAACATTTTATTCCTCTCTCTATTTCATCGCAATTCACAATTATTCCACTGTCATTCCTATAATCCATTTTAATTTCCACTGCTAATCCCAATTCAATCACCATTTCAAATGCATTAAACTGTTGCTCTGCATACATTGGCCACGTGGCAATTGGGACACCAAACCATATGCTTTCTAGCACAGAATTCCATCCACAATGTGAAACAAATCCTCCTATGGCTGGATGGGCCAAGACAGCCACTTGTGGAGCCCACCCCATCACCCTTCCAATCTTGGTTGTTCGATCCAAGAAACCTTTAGGCAAGACTTCTTGTGGATCCTCATAGTCACTGGGAGATACCAGGAGACCCGGAGGCGGTGGTCGGCGTAGGGACCACAAGAATCGATAACCACTATGCTCTAATGCGCAGGCTATCTCTTTCACTTGATCCTCACCAAAACTTCCCATACTCCCAAAGCATAGGAATACAACTGATGACAGAGGTTGATCATCAAGCCATTGCATGATTTCTTGGTGATTGCTTCTTCCATCCGACCTTACATCCAAAATGGGTCCTACAGGATAAATAGGAGGTATTTTGAAAGACTCAATCGCATGGGATTCTAGCTCCAAGAACGTATTTACTATAATACCCTTAGCTTCTCCATACCTTCTTGCATTTTCCAGTAAAGGAGGAAGCTGCTTTTTGCTCAACATTGGGGAAGGCATAACCCTAGCAGGAAGTGGGTTTACCAGACTCGGCACTGGTAACTCAGAATCTGAGTCCTTGAACTCAGCGGGATCAAATTTCTCTTCATCATGAATCTTCTGCACATAAAGCATGAAACCAAGAGAAGCTGCACTCGACGTAAAGAAAATGTAAGACGGAACACCAAATTCATTGGCCACATCTATCATTGGCGTGTAGAACATATCAATAACAAAACCTGCCAGCTGAGGCGAGTCGATGCTTGACTCGGACTGAGTGATCTTCAACACAGCTTCTTTGACATGGGGTTTCTGTCTCTCAGCGAGAGAAGAGAAACTAAATGATTCATGCTCGTCTTTGGGCAGGTCAATGAATCGAAGACTATTGGATATAGTGGAAGAGGAAGCTCTTTGCGACTCAACGTAGTTACGAACTCCGGAGTTGACAGAAGAATGATTGAGGACAAGGACAGTGATGGAAAGCAAGTCATGACGGTTAAGAAGAAGCCTTGCTACTTCCACTGCCGATACAAGGTGGCCCATAGCAGGGGCTAGGACGAACACAAGCTGTGCTTTCTCCATTTTGTATTGatataattttcttaattttgccACCAAGTATTGAAGATGAGGATGATCCTGATAAGCTTGAGGTATTTGTAGCTGACAGTACTACATTCGGGTGGGTATAAGACAAAAGTTGTTTTGGTCTTTCTTTCTTGAAGTATTCTAAACGGCAAATTCTGTCATTGGTGGCCTAGAATACAAGTGATGTCATGGCTTTGCTGGTTGGTCTATTTCTATAGACAAGCATTTAAAGTTTACAGGTCTGGTCTATATTTGATCCATGCATGATGGTTTAAAATGCATTTTGTAAAATAGAATTCACATATTAAAACTGCAAGAATCACAAAGTCTTTCTGTTTATCCCTAAAAAATAAAAAGTCTTTCTGTTTgaattatgtaatttttttaaattaataaagaaaagAATTAATTGCTTCTGCATGATTCCTGTGTAGATTCCAGTTGCCAACATGCCCTTGACTTTATGTACTGTAATATTTAGTTTCTTCATCATGATTCCTAGAAGCTTATCCCGgctatttttatgttttttttttttattattgcttgggTTAAATAAGCTCAAACAAgttaaagtaataaaaaaatgtatGGTGAGCAGCGATGAAGCTGGAAGATAATATGTAAAAggggaaaataaaattaaaaggagCTGTGGGAGTTGAGGACCATGGTCCCCACTAGTTACATATAGCTTCGCCCTCCCTATGCTTTTTGATCACGTTCAATTCaaccaaatttttatttttttggcccGATATGCAGAACTTTCGTTTTAAGATCAAAATTGTCCTGCAATTGTCAGTGAATGGAGAGCGAATAAAGAAAGATTTTGTTCCATTATAACACAGAGGATCCCAACTTTGATTCATAGGAAATTCTTATTTGGTCCATAATGGATTTAAGAAACGTTATATATAGTGAGAtgcatatattaaataaataaaattcacatatttatatcttaattttttataaattaagtctTAAGTTTTTCATTGATCTCCGCATCAATGCATTGTTAGAATCTTTAAATGATGAAAGCAATTGAAAAAGATGTATAACGATAGAACCCATCGAATTTGGCCCTGGGAAATTACAACTCAATTATTATCTGATTAATATCTAGCGTAAATTTTGATTTGGTTTTTCTAATATCAATTAaagacaactttttttttttctgttttctcAAGTCTCGTCGCTCTCTTGGAACCGCCGAGCTTTTTGTTTTCCGAAGGCTTCCCCTGCCCTCCGGGATAAGGGGAGATGATGAATCTTCCTCTCCTAGTTATGGTTGAAGCCCTCCCTCAACTAGTTTGTGAGTAAATAGGTGTTCTGGTTCTGTTTTCTTGCAAGCAGGATCGAAATAGTGAAGGTTTTTCAAATTTAACCTGCTTTTGTAGTTATGGTTTTGgatctataaaaatataaataatataatataataataattttattttaatatttaatttatttaaaatgttaTAATAAGTTATAATAGTTATAGTGACTTGTAGTCAAATAATAGTAGCTAGTGACTGAGTGTTAGTGGTGGTGACGATAACAATAATTAGATGGTGTTAGTAGTAATAAAGTGAGGTAGTAGTGGTGATAGAGGTTTGGTGGTGGTAGAAGTGACCATTGCTATGTGGTGATAAGGGTGGTCAAGTGATAGTGATAGCGATAGCGATAGTAGTAATAGGATAGTGATGGTGGTAGTAATAGTAACAATGATAGTCAAATAGTGGTAGTGATAAAAGTATTTACAATAAATAAAAGAGTCAAAACAAGTAATtatgataatattaatttttatatgtaaTAACTATTATGttattttaagtataattaattatgttacataattattattttattacgtttaattttttttatattatcaaaCAACGTAATCAAATATGTAATATAATCGAGATTACATTATAAGTTTAATTAAGCCATACAAAACATGCCCTTAGTGTTTTAAAGCTATGAATGGATTTGATTTATGGATTTAGGTTTTGGTTAAGTTTGGATTGAGTTGATTCTCTTGGGCTTGTTACCAACTAAATACTATAGGCTTCCTTTTTTCTTCAACTATTTTCTTTAAATACAGGTTGTATTAAGCCTTACAGCCTTTTAATGCAAGTTTTACAtgttagaaaaaaaatatattattttaatgttgCTCCACTGGTTTTTGCAGCTGAAGCATTACGATCAAAAAAGCTGTTTTTGGAGCCCCACTACACAATACATTCAATACTAGCGACAGCGAAGTTGCCGTTCAATTCCAGGAGTTTTGTATCATTGGCTATAGAATCTAAGGATCCTATAGTATGAGAGTTGCTTATACATAGGATTATGAAATGAATGAACcatagatataaaataaatactttATTACAATTGTTTCATACTAAATTGTCCATCACATCTTTTATTAAATTACCTAACCAACAGTATGAAGATCAACCATTCATTAAGGCCATTCTACTCCTCTCACTCAtctccttcactttcttccttttctcATTATCATGCTCCATCAAACACTTTATTCCTCTCTCTATTTCATTGCTATACGCAATTACTCCACCGTCATTCCTATAGTCCATTCTAATTTCCACCGCTAATCCCAAATCTATCACCATTTCAAAGGCATTAAACTGTTGCTCTGCATACATTGGCCACGTGGCAATTGGGACTCCAAACCATATGCTCTCTAGCACAGAATTCCATCCACAATGTGAAAAAATCCTCCTATTGCTGAATGAGCCAAGGCAGCCGCTTGTGGAGCCCACTCTACCGATCACCTTCCCAATCCCAGACGTTTGATGGAAGAATCCTTCGGGCAAGATTTCTTGTGGATCTTCATAATCACTAGGAGTTGCTAAAAGACCAGAAGGTGGTGGTTGGCTTAGGGACCACAAGAATCGATAACCACCATGCATTAGAGCAAAGCAATCTCTTTCACTTGATCCTCATCAAACCTTCGTTGCTCCCAAAGCACAAGAAAGAACAACACAGATGAAGGAGGCTGATCATCAAGCCATTGCATGATTTCTTGGTGAGTGTTTCTTTCATCCAACCCCACATCCAAAATGGGTCCAACAGGGTAAACAGGAGGCATTTCAATGATTCAATCGCATGTGATTCCAGCTCTAAGAACGTATTTACTATAATACCTTTAGCTTCTACAAACCTTCTTGTGTTGTCAAGTATAGGAGGAAGCCACTCTTTGCTCAACATCGCAGAAGGCATAATCCTAGCAGGAAAAGGGTTTACCAAAGTCGGGACTGGTAACTCAGCAGTTGAGCCCCTGAACTCAATGGGgttaaaatttt is a window encoding:
- the LOC110658723 gene encoding anthocyanidin 3-O-glucosyltransferase 1 produces the protein MEKAQLVFIPAPARGHLVSALEAAKLLLTRCHQLSITVLILSHSSISSKVHNYVESRRASSSTISNRLQFIDLPEDETESSSFSSFFERQKLHVKEAVLKITQSESSVDSPQLAGFVVDMFCTTMIDVANEFGVPSYFFFTSGAAFLGFMLYVQKIHDEEKFDPTEFKDSNSELPVPSLVSPFPARVMPSAMLSKVWLPRLLYNARRFGEAKGIIVNTFLELESHAIEYFKMPPVYPIGPILDVASDGRSTHQEIMQWLDDHPPSSVVFLCFGSMGSFGEDQVKEIAYALEHSGHRFLWSLRQTPSSVGLLKSPSDYEDPQQVLPEGFLDRMGGIGKVIGWAPQVAVLAHPAIGGFVSHCGWNSILESIWFGVPIATWPMYAEQQFNAFQMVTELGLAVEIKMDYRNDSGIIVNSDEIERGIRCLMEHDSEKRKKVKEMSERSKMALIDGGSSYFWLGNLIKDVMDNLA
- the LOC131182224 gene encoding anthocyanidin 3-O-glucosyltransferase 2-like is translated as MEKAQLVFVLAPAMGHLVSAVEVARLLLNRHDLLSITVLVLNHSSVNSGVRNYVESQRASSSTISNSLRFIDLPKDEHESFSFSSLAERQKPHVKEAVLKITQSESSIDSPQLAGFVIDMFYTPMIDVANEFGVPSYIFFTSSAASLGFMLYVQKIHDEEKFDPAEFKDSDSELPVPSLVNPLPARVMPSPMLSKKQLPPLLENARRYGEAKGIIVNTFLELESHAIESFKIPPIYPVGPILDVRSDGRSNHQEIMQWLDDQPLSSVVFLCFGSMGSFGEDQVKEIACALEHSGYRFLWSLRRPPPPGLLVSPSDYEDPQEVLPKGFLDRTTKIGRVMGWAPQVAVLAHPAIGGFVSHCGWNSVLESIWFGVPIATWPMYAEQQFNAFEMVIELGLAVEIKMDYRNDSGIIVNCDEIERGIKCLMEHDSEKRKKVKEMSERSRMALMDSGSSHFYLGNLITDVMDNLG
- the LOC110658725 gene encoding anthocyanidin 3-O-glucosyltransferase 1-like, whose product is MHGGYRFLWSLSQPPPSGLLATPSDYEDPQEILPEGFFHQTSGIGKVIGRVGSTSGCLGSFSNRRIFSHCGWNSVLESIWFGVPIATWPMYAEQQFNAFEMVIDLGLAVEIRMDYRNDGGVIAYSNEIERGIKCLMEHDNEKRKKVKEMSERSRMALMNG
- the LOC131169077 gene encoding anthocyanidin 3-O-glucosyltransferase 1-like, which gives rise to MEKAQLVFVPASGMGHLVSALEVAKLLLTRCHQLSITVLVLNHSSVSSKVHNYVELQKASSSTISNRLRFIDLPKDETKLFNFSSFIERQKPHVKEAGLKITQSESSVDSPQLKIRDEENFNPIEFRGSTAELPVPTLVNPFPARIMPSAMLSKEWLPPILDNTRRFVEAKGIIVNTFLELESHAIESLKCLLFTLLDPFWMWGWMKETLTKKSCNGLMISLLHLCCSFLCFGSNEGLMRIK